GCttgttcagttttcttttgaCATACATGTAAACTCGATTACTAATACCCCATGTTTGACAGGAAATATTGTGTGTGCACAATACACAGATGCATTCTGGATTAGGCATACTTCAAACTCATATTGTTGGCTGCACTGGAGTGAAACTGGAGCTAAATGGACCAGATTAGTTGATGCCACAATCCACCAAAAATCCACTCTGTTTTCTATCCAAGATATTTCTGCTCGTGCCCTCTCCTTGCTCACATGCTCTTGTTGGGAAGCATTTGTTTCCAAAAAGTCAGATTAATGTGCTGTTTGTATTCTTACCGCCTATCCTCTCGGTGTCATAGTAGATATACTTCACAGTCAGCGGGGTGAACATCACACCAACCGTCTTTCCTGGTACACCCATCTGCGCACTGTgagggaaacaaacaaacacattctcaATCTGTagttgatcacaaaaaaaaaagtctataacAAAAAGATCAGCCAACCTGACGTAAGCGCGGATGTTCATCTTGCCACTCTGCAGTGCTGTGTCCATTGTCAGGTGAATGGGGTTGGTGGCCTCGCGGCTGTAGTACTCATGAATGAGCACTGAGTGTTCTGTGATGTCAAAGCCTGTGGCATACCTGTGAGG
This sequence is a window from Plectropomus leopardus isolate mb unplaced genomic scaffold, YSFRI_Pleo_2.0 unplaced_scaffold13883, whole genome shotgun sequence. Protein-coding genes within it:
- the LOC121964067 gene encoding eukaryotic translation initiation factor 3 subunit F-like — translated: MEFAKNMYELHKRVSPTEVIIGWYATGFDITEHSVLIHEYYSREATNPIHLTMDTALQSGKMNIRAYVSAQMGVPGKTVGVMFTPLTVKYIYYDTERIGGKNTNSTLI